A stretch of Leptospira perdikensis DNA encodes these proteins:
- a CDS encoding cbb3-type cytochrome oxidase assembly protein, with product MEALYLTIPMAMCIAAFFLYVFITAFRKGQFEDIESPKYRMFFEEEYPQNNSQTKPNSPDGPTSKS from the coding sequence ATGGAAGCCCTCTACTTAACCATCCCTATGGCAATGTGTATTGCCGCCTTCTTTCTTTATGTCTTTATTACGGCCTTTCGCAAAGGACAGTTCGAAGACATCGAGTCCCCAAAGTATAGAATGTTCTTCGAAGAAGAATACCCACAAAACAACAGTCAAACTAAACCAAATTCACCAGATGGACCAACTAGCAAATCTTAG
- a CDS encoding cbb3-type cytochrome c oxidase subunit 3, whose amino-acid sequence MNEADILLVYKSLRLPILVIAISYITYYVYKKRTKDEMEKPKYRMLEED is encoded by the coding sequence ATGAACGAAGCAGATATTCTACTCGTTTACAAAAGTTTGAGATTGCCGATCCTCGTGATCGCAATCTCTTACATCACCTACTACGTTTATAAAAAACGTACGAAAGACGAAATGGAGAAACCCAAGTATAGAATGCTTGAGGAGGATTAA
- a CDS encoding c-type cytochrome: MKEPKEVDGIFQADNPMPTWWKLVWFISIIVSIGYVVYFHWYSEWPQDVAFEKEVAEHEAQFPVKQAVVVNAEDGSNPYRDDAVAIKEGEGTYKQICSACHGPTAEGAVGPSLVDKDWLHGNTDKEVFNNIMKGVGPERQKLNRGGMPAWEGLGAEKVYAVMAWLATKNSSLVKAK; the protein is encoded by the coding sequence ATGAAAGAACCAAAAGAAGTAGACGGAATCTTCCAAGCCGACAACCCCATGCCCACTTGGTGGAAATTAGTGTGGTTTATCAGTATCATCGTTTCCATAGGTTATGTTGTATACTTTCACTGGTATTCTGAATGGCCACAAGATGTTGCGTTTGAGAAAGAAGTAGCAGAACACGAAGCACAATTTCCAGTCAAACAAGCAGTGGTAGTGAATGCAGAAGACGGATCCAACCCTTACCGAGATGATGCAGTTGCTATCAAAGAAGGTGAAGGAACATACAAACAAATTTGTTCTGCTTGCCACGGTCCGACTGCAGAAGGTGCTGTAGGTCCAAGTCTTGTGGACAAAGACTGGCTTCACGGAAATACCGATAAAGAAGTTTTCAACAACATCATGAAAGGGGTAGGACCTGAAAGACAAAAACTCAATCGGGGAGGAATGCCCGCTTGGGAAGGATTAGGAGCGGAAAAAGTGTATGCCGTGATGGCATGGCTTGCGACTAAAAATAGTAGTTTGGTAAAGGCTAAATAA
- a CDS encoding FixH family protein has product MMFKELHPSLRSAMYVVLFSFTALVAATFYTIRLTYKNFEPVMDKNYYEIGLNYEKAIETQKGFLKQGYLIKTSWDNQTILPLGESEITAQLEKSGVLAQASSMTVFLERNATTKNTAHYDLKSNGNGFSGKISLLEKGTWNLRLVANIDGKTFEREGKISVR; this is encoded by the coding sequence ATGATGTTTAAAGAATTACACCCAAGTCTACGAAGTGCCATGTATGTGGTTCTCTTTAGCTTTACAGCCCTAGTGGCGGCTACTTTTTACACCATCCGTCTCACTTACAAAAACTTCGAACCAGTAATGGATAAAAACTATTACGAAATTGGTCTGAACTACGAAAAGGCTATTGAAACCCAAAAAGGATTTTTGAAACAAGGTTATCTCATTAAAACCAGTTGGGACAATCAAACCATCCTTCCTTTAGGAGAATCTGAAATCACAGCGCAGTTAGAAAAATCAGGAGTCCTCGCCCAAGCAAGTTCTATGACTGTGTTTTTAGAACGAAACGCCACAACAAAGAACACAGCTCATTATGATTTAAAATCAAACGGCAACGGGTTTAGTGGGAAAATCTCCCTTCTGGAAAAGGGTACCTGGAATTTGCGACTTGTTGCGAATATCGATGGAAAAACCTTTGAAAGGGAAGGAAAGATCTCGGTTCGATGA
- the ccoO gene encoding cytochrome-c oxidase, cbb3-type subunit II codes for MLGFNKFLDWFSEIADRWDTKGVKFTLYTTIAVVIGGLFELVPPFFLTKTVTPISTVKPYSALELAGRDTYQKEGCIGCHTQMVRPFKWEVDRFDPTKAYGRTGYSKGGEYVYDHPFLWGSKRTGPDLAHESQMLRSDEWHKNHLINPRTVGGVPNSIMPAYPWLFETSHKVDVDQVLANMKALKSIGVPYTEEDFANAPSLLKDKTEGEALVAYLQKLGKDSAELQKGMK; via the coding sequence ATGTTAGGATTTAACAAATTCTTAGATTGGTTTTCTGAAATTGCAGACCGTTGGGACACAAAGGGTGTTAAGTTTACACTATATACAACGATAGCAGTTGTCATTGGTGGACTTTTTGAACTGGTTCCTCCGTTTTTTCTAACAAAAACGGTAACACCAATTTCCACTGTGAAACCATATTCAGCTTTAGAACTAGCAGGTCGTGATACTTACCAAAAAGAAGGATGTATCGGATGCCACACTCAAATGGTTCGACCTTTCAAATGGGAAGTGGATCGTTTTGACCCAACTAAGGCGTATGGCAGAACTGGGTATTCTAAAGGTGGAGAGTATGTTTATGACCATCCATTCCTTTGGGGATCAAAACGTACGGGTCCAGACTTAGCTCATGAGTCCCAAATGTTACGATCTGACGAATGGCATAAAAACCATTTAATCAACCCAAGAACTGTCGGTGGTGTACCTAACTCGATTATGCCAGCCTATCCATGGTTATTCGAGACATCACATAAAGTCGATGTAGATCAAGTACTTGCAAACATGAAAGCTCTCAAATCTATCGGAGTCCCTTATACTGAAGAAGACTTTGCCAATGCACCTTCTCTTCTAAAGGACAAAACCGAGGGAGAGGCTCTGGTTGCATATTTGCAAAAACTGGGAAAGGATTCCGCAGAATTGCAGAAAGGTATGAAGTAA
- a CDS encoding sulfite exporter TauE/SafE family protein: MDQLANLSFFGSILLYGFVSSFHCLVMCGPFVSLLQTDKGKHTAIYLYHLGRMISYTFLGIILGFLGKGANALGDLTAVKGVAGVFTFLFLILFAIRTYTGGQTSSFGSLPIGIRKFLEQVRSKFSKNGLGFGIGMVSALLPCGVLYPAYAASFATGNLFTGGLVMIFFYLGTVPALTGFGFFVSKWRHLIPTKWIPAFGTMVILASLSFLLYRLFFHAHGESCDHLL; the protein is encoded by the coding sequence ATGGACCAACTAGCAAATCTTAGCTTTTTTGGATCCATCCTTTTGTATGGATTTGTCAGCAGTTTTCATTGTCTAGTAATGTGTGGTCCCTTCGTCTCCCTCTTACAAACCGACAAAGGAAAACATACTGCCATCTATCTCTATCACTTAGGAAGGATGATTTCATATACCTTCCTTGGTATCATCCTTGGATTTCTTGGTAAAGGTGCCAATGCCTTAGGGGATCTAACTGCAGTCAAAGGTGTCGCAGGAGTATTTACATTTTTATTTCTGATCTTATTTGCCATCCGAACGTATACAGGTGGCCAAACTTCTTCCTTTGGATCATTACCAATAGGAATTCGCAAGTTTTTAGAACAAGTGCGTTCTAAATTTAGCAAAAATGGACTTGGGTTTGGAATCGGAATGGTGAGTGCCCTACTCCCTTGTGGGGTATTGTATCCAGCCTATGCCGCGTCCTTTGCGACAGGAAACCTTTTCACTGGAGGTCTTGTGATGATTTTCTTTTATTTGGGAACGGTTCCCGCACTCACTGGTTTTGGTTTTTTTGTTTCGAAATGGAGACACCTGATTCCAACAAAATGGATTCCTGCATTTGGAACAATGGTGATTCTAGCTTCTCTTAGTTTTCTACTCTATCGTTTGTTCTTTCATGCTCACGGAGAGTCTTGCGATCATCTACTATAA
- the ccoN gene encoding cytochrome-c oxidase, cbb3-type subunit I, whose translation MATEKTQYDDFIVKGFIISALVWGVASMTFGVIIAFQLVYPQLNLELPWTSFGRLRPLHTNAAIFGFALSVIFATAYHTVQRLCRTRMWNDTLSKIHLALYNLSIVLAAITLPLGFSQSKEYAELEWPIDLLIVVWYVIFFANYLMTVLKRKEEQMYVAIWFYIASFVTVPLLFIVNNIVIPAGFLKSYSVYAGVFDANIQWWYGHNAVAFVLTTPFLGLMYYYLPKHIKQPIYSHRLSIIHFWSLIFIYIWAGPHHLLYSPIPEWLQTTGMVFSIMLWMPSWGGMLNGFLTLTQAKDKIKVDATLKMMLAAVTFYGMSTFEGPLLSIRAVSALGHNTDWIIGHVHSGTLGWVGFMSAAALYYLVPRLWNSNLYSEKLANAHFWLGTLGILLYIISMWVSGITEGSMWRAVGENGELVYKDWVEIVEFLKPFRLFRAIGGTLYLTGIILMVYNFIKTIQNKDSGFVEQDLRIGVKS comes from the coding sequence TTGGCTACGGAAAAAACTCAATATGATGATTTTATCGTAAAGGGGTTTATCATTTCAGCGTTAGTCTGGGGCGTCGCATCAATGACATTTGGTGTCATTATTGCCTTCCAGCTTGTATATCCACAGCTGAATTTGGAATTACCCTGGACGAGCTTCGGAAGGTTACGACCTCTACATACCAATGCTGCCATTTTTGGATTTGCATTGAGTGTTATCTTCGCCACAGCCTACCACACAGTACAAAGATTGTGTCGAACTAGAATGTGGAACGACACTCTTTCCAAAATACATTTGGCATTGTATAACCTATCAATTGTCCTTGCAGCAATTACTTTACCACTTGGTTTCAGCCAATCAAAAGAATATGCCGAATTAGAATGGCCTATCGACTTATTGATAGTTGTATGGTATGTAATTTTCTTTGCAAACTACTTGATGACGGTACTTAAAAGAAAAGAAGAACAAATGTATGTGGCCATTTGGTTTTACATTGCTTCTTTTGTTACAGTTCCACTTCTTTTTATCGTAAACAACATTGTTATTCCTGCAGGATTCTTAAAATCTTACTCAGTATACGCAGGAGTGTTTGATGCCAACATTCAATGGTGGTATGGACACAACGCAGTAGCCTTTGTTCTTACGACTCCATTTTTGGGACTAATGTATTACTACCTCCCAAAACATATCAAACAACCCATTTACTCACATAGACTTTCGATCATTCATTTCTGGTCGTTAATCTTTATCTATATTTGGGCTGGACCTCACCATTTACTATACTCTCCAATTCCGGAATGGTTACAAACAACTGGTATGGTATTCTCCATTATGTTGTGGATGCCTTCTTGGGGAGGTATGTTAAACGGATTCTTAACACTTACCCAAGCTAAAGATAAAATTAAAGTGGATGCTACCCTCAAAATGATGTTAGCTGCAGTTACTTTTTACGGTATGTCTACGTTTGAAGGTCCACTTCTTTCCATTCGTGCTGTATCTGCTCTTGGACACAACACTGACTGGATCATTGGTCACGTTCACTCGGGAACACTCGGTTGGGTTGGATTTATGTCTGCCGCAGCTTTATACTACCTAGTGCCAAGACTTTGGAATTCCAATCTCTATAGCGAAAAACTTGCCAATGCACACTTCTGGCTCGGAACTCTCGGTATCCTACTCTACATCATCTCCATGTGGGTCTCTGGAATTACTGAAGGATCTATGTGGCGAGCAGTTGGCGAAAACGGTGAACTTGTTTATAAAGACTGGGTAGAAATTGTAGAGTTCTTAAAACCATTTAGACTTTTCCGTGCGATCGGGGGAACACTCTATCTAACAGGAATTATACTAATGGTATATAACTTTATCAAAACCATTCAAAATAAAGATAGCGGGTTTGTAGAACAAGACTTACGTATAGGAGTGAAATCATAA
- the ccoG gene encoding cytochrome c oxidase accessory protein CcoG, with product MIISRPQSGKVRTRRNFVMSFLVGLFLAAPWVMLPDGSPLIRLDIPRRMFHLFGGLFIPQEGLILWFFLLTMGLSLFFFTSVIGRVWCGWGCPQTIYTDLFDRIGRFVLNSKYGKKDASLHGKLTVYFLWIVVSFIASFHWIGYFVSPYEMLADYLNLSAFSQTHFYFTAFFTASMFIDIGFVREQFCRYACPYARFQTLLMDEHSWNVTYDFKRGEPRRDGKTKIGDCIACNMCVVVCPTGIDIRDGLQVGCVACGKCVDACTSIMAKENKKTLIGYFSLKQIETGAKIKWIRPRTVIYAILLTIVIVGASIQLITRSPMSMIAASNKSMPPILIPDNKIRAFVALRIQNIAPVEKEFQLSAFDTRHGKKILVRSGEENNQFKLGSGEIKSISVVLETESLTEQELNEGYLPGSIVLNNAKDTDERLEKKLSLTLPRR from the coding sequence ATGATCATTTCAAGACCTCAATCAGGGAAAGTAAGGACACGGAGAAACTTCGTAATGAGTTTCCTCGTGGGTTTATTTTTAGCAGCTCCATGGGTGATGTTACCAGATGGTAGCCCTCTCATTCGGCTGGACATCCCACGTAGGATGTTTCACTTGTTTGGTGGTCTTTTTATCCCGCAAGAGGGACTCATCTTATGGTTTTTTCTTCTGACAATGGGTCTCTCTCTTTTCTTTTTCACCTCCGTCATTGGCCGAGTCTGGTGCGGATGGGGATGCCCCCAAACAATCTATACCGACCTTTTCGATAGAATTGGTCGGTTTGTTTTAAATTCAAAGTATGGAAAAAAGGACGCCTCGCTGCATGGTAAACTTACCGTTTATTTTCTGTGGATCGTTGTGTCCTTTATCGCTTCTTTCCATTGGATTGGGTACTTTGTTAGCCCCTATGAAATGTTAGCTGACTACCTAAATTTATCCGCTTTTTCACAAACGCATTTTTATTTTACCGCATTTTTCACCGCATCGATGTTTATCGACATCGGATTTGTGCGTGAACAATTTTGCCGTTATGCCTGTCCTTATGCAAGGTTCCAAACTCTTCTTATGGATGAACATTCCTGGAATGTGACTTATGATTTCAAACGAGGTGAACCTCGTCGGGACGGAAAAACCAAAATTGGTGATTGTATCGCTTGTAATATGTGTGTGGTTGTTTGTCCTACAGGAATTGACATTCGTGACGGTCTTCAGGTAGGTTGTGTAGCCTGCGGAAAATGTGTAGATGCTTGTACATCTATCATGGCAAAAGAAAACAAAAAAACATTAATCGGCTATTTTTCTCTCAAACAAATTGAAACCGGCGCAAAAATTAAATGGATTCGACCAAGAACGGTTATCTATGCAATTCTATTAACCATTGTCATCGTCGGCGCAAGTATTCAGCTCATCACAAGAAGCCCTATGTCAATGATTGCTGCGTCCAATAAATCAATGCCACCCATTCTAATTCCTGATAATAAAATTAGAGCTTTTGTGGCTCTCCGTATTCAAAATATTGCTCCAGTTGAAAAAGAATTCCAACTCTCTGCCTTTGACACAAGGCATGGGAAAAAAATTCTAGTTCGTTCTGGTGAAGAAAACAACCAATTTAAATTAGGATCAGGCGAAATCAAAAGTATTTCTGTGGTTTTAGAAACAGAATCTCTCACAGAACAAGAATTAAATGAAGGTTACTTACCAGGTTCCATTGTGTTAAACAATGCAAAAGATACAGACGAACGATTGGAGAAAAAACTCTCCTTAACATTACCAAGGAGGTAA
- a CDS encoding RNA polymerase sigma factor: MPEFDFESVVKETKYLVLKTVGDTLIDRFDDATEDVVQEVYFRAFKSLEKGGFDGRSKISTWIYTIARNESLRMNEKRLKEEEKAKRYLIKNKVQLSGVRDEVPWEKEEWIESMLGQIPEVYRQTLRLYLAGSTMEEIAKELEVRQGTVKSRLFRTKEWIRKNIPGGRNEFQES; encoded by the coding sequence ATGCCCGAGTTTGACTTCGAATCAGTAGTCAAAGAAACCAAATACTTGGTTTTAAAAACGGTCGGTGATACCCTCATCGACCGTTTTGACGATGCCACCGAAGATGTAGTTCAGGAAGTTTACTTCCGGGCTTTCAAATCTTTGGAGAAGGGTGGGTTTGATGGAAGATCTAAAATTTCTACGTGGATCTACACGATTGCTCGTAACGAATCCCTTCGGATGAATGAAAAACGATTGAAGGAAGAAGAAAAGGCAAAAAGGTATTTAATAAAAAACAAAGTCCAACTTTCGGGTGTGCGAGACGAAGTTCCTTGGGAAAAGGAAGAATGGATTGAATCTATGCTTGGACAAATCCCTGAAGTCTATCGCCAAACGCTTCGTCTGTATTTAGCTGGGAGTACGATGGAAGAAATTGCAAAAGAATTAGAGGTTAGGCAGGGAACGGTGAAGTCACGTTTGTTTCGAACTAAAGAATGGATCCGCAAAAATATACCAGGAGGAAGAAATGAATTCCAAGAATCCTAA
- a CDS encoding heavy metal translocating P-type ATPase: MNDSLANVTKTECDHCGNPIRLVRIEAKVDNDIKVFCCEGCETVFSIINSLGGSYYYNLKGNTKLDPVRMENSDTEIENELVYEKFVRTSAEYSEVSIQITNIHCSACVWINEKVLNEEDGILSAQINFASGRARVRFDRSKIKISRILALIRAIGYKPVLFSPTEGTLEKSKQLKSLLLRIGVAGFCFGNIMILSVALYSGYFSGIDLDIKRLFHYASWVFATPAYLYSGYPFMAGFLTSIKRRTLSMDFLLFLGISMAYFYSVYVTLTDIGEVYFDSVAMIYFFILIGKYFEEKARVFASDKLESILCKLPETSIRVTESGENLVPSTEIKIGDTIRVAPGKRIPVDAVLISEQTYLDESFLTGESLPIRKKKGDPILAGSLTMDNPAIILASSDYHASTLSSLKLRLEEALHLKPKLQILTERIASYFISVVFALAFLCFFVWYFVSGGNLEQSLVTTISVLIVACPCALGISVPTALVTNHILNADKGVLLKNPSVVEALAKANTIFLDKTGTLTEGKFLVRQVSVKDDHLPLVYRIEKEINHPLAKSLVKHLQPFSTVTKRAESIQLLNLENLPGRGVKAELEVDSEKLSVLIGNKSLLESENVPMENLPEGEGSLILLAVNGTYLGNFLLADEIRPGARAFVSLLKHFVPNISILSGDRYPAVKFIADSLGIEKFSSDLSPEEKANTISSSQNKGNIVIMVGDGINDSLSLAQANVSISHTEAEDLSLEKSDVVLTSGNLNGLVHSLLSAKKTREVILQNIIISFCYNSIMLPLAMFGLMLPVICAVFMACSSLTVLLNSLSIRIRIPQWKPST, from the coding sequence ATGAACGACAGCCTTGCTAACGTAACAAAAACTGAATGCGACCATTGCGGTAATCCGATCCGATTGGTACGGATTGAAGCAAAGGTCGACAATGATATTAAAGTATTTTGTTGCGAGGGTTGTGAAACTGTTTTTTCCATCATTAATTCGTTAGGTGGAAGTTATTATTACAACCTAAAAGGTAATACAAAACTCGATCCAGTTCGAATGGAAAATTCAGATACTGAGATTGAAAACGAACTGGTCTACGAAAAGTTTGTACGTACTTCGGCAGAATATTCCGAAGTTTCTATACAAATCACAAATATTCATTGTTCAGCCTGCGTTTGGATCAATGAAAAAGTACTAAATGAAGAGGATGGAATCCTTTCTGCTCAGATTAATTTTGCTTCTGGTAGAGCCCGAGTTCGATTTGATCGTTCTAAAATTAAGATTTCCCGCATCTTAGCACTCATACGTGCTATTGGTTATAAACCAGTCCTCTTCTCTCCAACCGAAGGCACTCTAGAAAAATCAAAACAATTAAAATCCCTTCTCCTTCGTATCGGAGTCGCTGGATTCTGTTTTGGGAATATCATGATTTTAAGTGTGGCCCTATATTCTGGATACTTTTCTGGAATTGATTTGGATATCAAACGTCTCTTCCACTATGCTTCCTGGGTCTTTGCTACTCCTGCCTATTTGTATTCAGGATATCCGTTTATGGCCGGTTTTCTCACTAGCATCAAACGGAGAACCTTATCCATGGACTTCCTTTTATTTTTGGGAATTTCTATGGCCTATTTTTATTCGGTTTATGTAACACTCACGGACATTGGAGAAGTTTATTTTGACTCGGTGGCTATGATTTACTTTTTTATATTGATTGGAAAGTACTTCGAAGAAAAAGCAAGAGTCTTTGCTTCTGATAAATTGGAATCTATTCTTTGTAAACTTCCCGAAACCTCCATCCGTGTGACAGAATCGGGAGAAAATTTGGTCCCAAGTACAGAGATCAAAATTGGGGATACCATTCGAGTGGCACCGGGAAAACGAATTCCTGTGGATGCAGTTTTAATTTCTGAACAAACCTATCTAGATGAATCCTTTCTAACAGGTGAATCCTTACCTATTCGAAAAAAAAAGGGAGACCCAATACTTGCTGGCTCCCTTACAATGGATAACCCAGCAATCATTCTTGCTAGCTCCGACTACCATGCCTCTACTCTCTCTTCCCTCAAACTAAGATTAGAAGAAGCTTTACATCTGAAACCAAAATTACAAATCCTTACAGAGAGAATCGCATCTTATTTTATTTCTGTTGTGTTTGCCTTGGCCTTTCTTTGTTTTTTTGTATGGTATTTTGTATCAGGAGGAAACCTAGAACAAAGTCTTGTGACAACCATTTCTGTTCTCATCGTAGCCTGTCCTTGCGCTTTGGGAATTTCAGTACCGACTGCCCTTGTTACCAACCATATTCTTAATGCGGATAAAGGTGTTTTGTTAAAAAATCCATCTGTTGTAGAAGCTTTAGCAAAAGCCAATACTATCTTTTTAGATAAAACAGGAACACTCACAGAGGGAAAATTTTTAGTCAGACAAGTTTCGGTAAAAGATGACCACCTACCACTTGTTTATCGAATTGAAAAAGAAATAAATCATCCTTTAGCAAAATCTCTTGTAAAGCATTTACAACCATTTAGTACAGTTACAAAACGAGCAGAATCCATCCAATTATTAAATCTAGAGAACCTCCCAGGAAGAGGAGTTAAAGCTGAGTTAGAAGTTGATTCTGAAAAACTTTCTGTGCTGATCGGAAATAAAAGTTTGTTGGAATCCGAAAACGTTCCTATGGAAAATTTACCGGAAGGAGAAGGTTCCTTAATTCTGCTAGCAGTCAACGGAACCTATTTAGGAAATTTTTTATTAGCCGATGAAATACGCCCTGGTGCTAGAGCTTTTGTATCCCTACTCAAACACTTTGTTCCTAATATTTCGATCCTTTCCGGCGATCGTTATCCAGCAGTAAAGTTTATTGCCGATTCACTTGGCATTGAAAAATTTTCTTCTGACCTTTCTCCAGAAGAAAAAGCAAATACCATCAGCTCCTCACAAAACAAAGGGAACATTGTTATCATGGTAGGGGATGGAATCAATGATAGTTTGTCTTTAGCACAGGCCAATGTTTCCATTTCTCATACTGAAGCAGAAGATCTATCGCTTGAAAAATCTGACGTAGTTTTGACTTCAGGAAATTTGAATGGGCTTGTACATTCCCTACTTTCTGCTAAAAAAACAAGAGAGGTAATATTACAAAACATCATTATCTCTTTCTGTTACAACTCAATCATGTTACCACTTGCCATGTTTGGTTTGATGTTACCTGTGATCTGTGCCGTGTTTATGGCATGTTCTAGCTTGACAGTCCTTCTCAATTCTCTATCCATTAGAATTAGGATCCCCCAATGGAAGCCCTCTACTTAA